The stretch of DNA TGAAAAGAGAGAAGAAAATGAAGATATACTATAAGAGTAGAGGATGGCTTGCCATTGTTGGCTCGAGCAGTGCACTGAGTGCCTACATAACCATAAAGGACGCTGGCTAGGGAAGGATTTACATGAATTCAAAATTGATATAAGATCCAAAGGTCTAGAGCATTCATATGGAAAAACTACCTAAcggctcctttgattcaaaggaattcTATAGGATTTCTGGAGGATTGAAATCCTCAGGAATTTTTCCTATGTTTGCCCTCTCATTCATAGGATTCGATCCCATAGGTATTTTTCCTATGGAATCTTTTATACTACATTTCATGGGAAATCTAACAACCACTCCAACTTCTTTTTACCATTCCTTTGTTTTCCATGTGGCATTAATCACTCCTTGCTAATCCTATAGGATTCAATTTGGCATGCCACCCCAATCCTATACTTTTCCTATTCCtacattttcaaaatcctgcgaatcaaagaggTCCTAAGTGGCTGACTCCGAAGTAAGAACAATTCCTCATGTGCATTGGCTCAACTGTAGTCTAGCACATCATCGGTAGTTAATAGTGATGTCATCAGAACCACTCCAGGTAGCAAACCAAGGCATCCACTGGTCAAACACATGCATTATGTACTATGTGCTATTTATTATAAGAAATCATTTTTTGTTATCAACTACAAATCACACATGAGTTGCCAATCAATGGTTGACACATAGGAGCATGAAGGACATATTTCTCTATGAAAGAATAAAGAAACGAGCAATCGCAGGAATCAAATGTCGTCCGTAGGGTTTCTCAAAAAAATTGTCGTCCGTAGGCATCCCATAGACACTCCTAATACACACAACCACATTTAAAAAATATCCACATCCACATATATGTTACAAGCTTATGCTCTAGAGCTCTCTACTATATATTTATAGATACTTAAATGGACGCAAATGCTTTTAAAAACATTACATAGGATGACATGTTTTAATTCATGAGATAATATGACTTTGGTTTTATTATTTCACTTACATATAATAAATATTGAATTGAATGGTAGATTTTCGCAATCTCTTGAGTAAAAATTAAAAATAATAAAGTAACATAACTTTTTTTGTAAAATATCATGCACACTAATTGCAACAATAAAGGTAAAACATGTAACATGAAACAATTGTATAGTTGCGTGCTTGATCCTGCTAATTGTaatagataatataatatttTTGTTTGTATATTAACAAAATATGTTAAAACAAGTAAAGAAATTTGGTATTAATATATATAATTATTAATTTCGACTCACCTTAGTGACTTAAGTGCCATGTGCTTCTTGTGGGTACAATGTGAGGAAAACTATGTTACAACTCATCTCTAGATCTTCTCAACAAGAAGTAACTAAAATATGATCGAACAAAACATGCATTGTTCTTTTGCTACTTGATTAGGTGACAATAATAGTAATGTTACATATAAATGATAAAATGTTAGAACTCTTACACATGATATTATATGTAACTAATTAATTGGATGAGTATATACCTATGACAATGAAGATCAAGATattaatgataaaagtgagaTTTCTACCTACCATTGTATTACTTTTGGTTTCTGAAATACATAATATGATAAATTAATAATTTTTTATACTAATGGAAAAAATGTTTAATTAAAATAAAATACATTTAAGCGCATGCAATACGAAAGGTGATAAGAACTTCATATCTTTATGTTGTAAAACAATTACGATATGTAGTTTTTAGGACAAAAGAGTAGTCCAAAATATGTCTTACTGTCGGAAAATACAAAAATATATGAAGCAAATATTAGATTCCCACTATGCATGAAAAGAATGAGTACACAAAACTTCAGTTGTATGACACTAGTAAAAATTCACAGAGAAATGGAATAATAACTAAGTAGTTGAAATCCAGTCATGTTAAAGTAGAGGATAGAACAAAGCTGAAAATGAATATTGGCCTACTCTATTTACAAAAGTTTAGTACAAAATTCTTCTTGATTTTAGTATTAAGAGCCTTCTGCGGTGAACCATGAAATTTTAAGCTAGAAAATGAAATATATCAAGTATTTATGTTGAAAACAAAGCAAACTTTTATAAAAATGCCAAGAGAGTTTTTTTAATGAAATTCAAAAAGATCCCCTTTAAAATGCagggaaaaaacaaaaaaacaagtAAATATAATTTATTATGAGAATGCAACATTTAGTCGTAGTGCACACACAATATTTGGCATGTCCAATGCAAGTTTAAAATGTGATCATGCATGATAAATTTTAATTCATTAGAAGTACAAAACTACCAACACAAAGCCCATTGACCGAGATTTTAATCTCCACATCCACTGATTGTCAAGGGAGGCAACAACTTTGGAAAGGTGAGGAATGAGCTAAGAGGCGGACTGGCATCAAGAAGGAGGTGAAATCAACAAGCAATCAAGGCATATAGAGGCGGTGAATACAAGTGAGAATCGAACAACAAAGATTGAGATGAAGCCGAGGCACATGGTGAGTGCGCGAAGAGCAGCATGAGTGATATGACAATATGAAAAAGAGATGGAAGCGGGTTTGCACAAAAAATAGATGGTAGCAGTCAATGGCGGTGCCAAGGCTCTAGTCTTGTGTAGTCAATTCAAATTCGTGTGGtcaaatatatgtctttgtatgAGTTTTGTAATTTTTTTTGCACGATTTTCAACTTATATATGAGATTTTTTGCCAAAAAACTGAGTATTCAAGTGACCATACAACCAGCATGTGGCTTCACCACTGGCTGTAGTAGAGAAAGGGCTTGGCAGACGAGTCCTAAGGTAGAGGTACAATAAGCGTTAAATAGTAAATGTAAGAACCAATAGTTCAGAGCTGTCATCCGAGAAAACTGACACGTCGGCCACTCCAAACTAGTAAGTGTGACTCTAGCAGAGTCGTCATATAAGTTCGAACGCCCTAATAAGTACTTGTATGGTGATTGTCTTAAAAGTTGGTCAAGAGGATTCTCTGTCCCGCACTCCATCACCATAATTTTTGGAGGGTGCTCCAAATCCAGTCCACCCACCTTGATGTTTGGAGAGTTGGGGTGATTTTGGACCGCTCCATCCCAGAAACGGCTTGGTGTAAGAGACATTTCCTATCCCACTCCTCTTTCCACCCACAGGTCTTGCTGACGATGCCATTGACTCTGCCCTAACCCATGGGTACCATTCCGGCTTATGGCGTGAGGCACCAAAAATTATTGAGGTCATAGACCTCTTCTTCTTTGGAGTTGGATGACGACGAGGAAGATGATGGTGGAGAGGAGAGAAGACCAAGAAGTCCCACTTCGCCGTCTAGCATGGGGTGATCCAATGGGAGGAAGAGATCGAAGGGGATGGTGTGAGCGATGAAAGACAAAATCAATGAGTTGGTCAAGTCAAGGAAGGAGTCGGCGGAGAAGAGGAAACAATAAATGTTGGAGCTCAAGGAGAGGAGGTTATAAGAGAAGAAGGCGAGGTGAAGGGCTATGCACGAAAGTAAAAGAACCAAGAAAGTGATGGAGACATGTATGCCTCAGTTTGATAAAAAAATGGTTATTGCGAGAGAAGATAGCCAAAGTGAACCAACTGATAATGTTGGATCCAAATACCATGGATGTCACATCAAGATCGTTTTGAGATATGAATCGAAGATCGTGCGTTCAGGATGTAACGAAGCCGCCAATACAGGAGTAGGGAACGGTGCACACATGCGGGCCGGCGACATGTGATTTGTACATGTAGGTTGAATGTGTGCATGATTCTTCATCTTTTGTTCATGCGATTTTCCTAATAATTTCATAAAGAAATCTAAGCATGACTGTTTTCAAATGAAATGCCGTACATCCAAGCGTGTGATGTTGAAAGATGAAATAAGGAGAGATAATTTGAGGATTGAGATATGACGACTATGTGTTTGCACATTATCTCCGCAGCCTTCGAAAATTACGGAAGGTGCTCCAAAACGATTTTGGAGGCTACGGACACATAAAGAACTCGCTAGGGTTGCTCTAAGAAGAGGTCTCGCCCAACAGTGTTCCACCACGTCATGAGCAGTGACTGGGTGATGTCATGTGCAGGACCATTCTCGGCAGCAAACCGAGTTAAATCCCGTGTCCACCATGATTAAAGGTGCACTAATGGTACTGAAAGACGGAAGATATGAACGGCAATCTCCAAGAAGTGCGACTTAGCAATGGCTGGTCCTGACGAAGTCCTCCCACCACTAAACTAACCAGCCCGGCCACGTCCCCGCCTTCTCTCTCCTGGTTCCCGCACAGAGCCAACCCCCACTCCCACCACACCACGGCAGCCATGAGAAATTTCGCCGCCCCAGCAAGCAGCTCAGCGTCGTCGCCCCGTGTCAACCATGACATGATCCGCCTCCCGCTCGTGCTTCCCCATATATACATGCGAGAGCGCACGCGCTCACACCTCCCCTCACCACCAACCCACAGACCACACCTCAATAAGTTCGGCGATCAGCTCAGCTCCCATCCCAGCTGTGACTACAAGCAAGCTAGCTTCTCCGGCCACGCGCCCAGTCGAGCAGCTGGCTAAGGATCTCGCCGGCGGCTTTAGTCGTTATTAGGGTCTTCTTCGTAAACTTACCCGCCGAGACTGGCCGTGGCCGGCCGGGGTAAAGTGTAAGGCGGCGCCATATATACGCCGGAGACTGTCATATGGCCGACGGGCTGCCTCCGGGGTACCGTTTCTACCCCACGGAGGAGGAGCTGATATGCTTCTACCTGCGCAACAAGCTCGACGGCAGCCGCGGCGACATAGAGCGCGTCATCCCCGTCGTCGACGTCTACTCCGTCGACCCCTTGCAGCTCTCAGGTAGGACCATCGATCATCATATACGGATTCCTACGTACGTACAGTGCGTTGCGTCATGCTGCCTCTTACCTGCGCACATACGCAGAGATCCACGAGAGGCtgcgcggcggcggtggcggcgaggggGAGCCGTGGTTCTACTTCTGCGCGCGGCAGGAGCGGGAGGCGCGGGGCGGGCGGCCCAGCCGGACCACGCCGTCGGGGTACTGGAAGGCGGCGGGCACGCCCGGGGTCGTCTACTCCGCCGACCGCCGGCCCATCGGGCTGAGGAAGACCATGGTGTTCTACCGAGGCCGCGCGCCGTCCGGGACCAAGACCAAGTGGAAAATGAACGAGTATAGGGCCTTCCAGCACGAGCACAACGACGACGCCGCCGGCGCACCCACGGCAACCGGGGGTCCCCACGCCGCTGCGCCACCGAACCTCCCTCCGCAGGTAATACTCGATGCCACTCATATGTGATATGTCCATCTCCATATGTATCAGACAGACATGGCTGTCACTTTTGTCGCCGGATAAGTGCCCAAAAGCAGCTCGCAACTAGCAATTCATCTAGGCATAGGTTTCGGATTGTGTGTGTGCTGTGCTTATAGATAGTGCCAATTAACCGGGATGCTCATCATCACAGCCCCACCTACATCAACATGCATGTTATTCGATAACTTCTTTTTATCGTCTTACATGTTACATCTTGGCATGCAAGTTGCTGATACGCTATTCATCCATATATGTGAGATTGAGAAACTTAATTATTGTTCGAATCTGTAGTCTGATGTGAACTTGTGTTGTTTTGTAGCTGAGAAGCGAGTTCAGCTTGTGTCGACTCTACACCAAATCGGGGACACTGAGGCAGTTCGATCGACGGCCGGTTGCAGCGGCTGCACGCGGTGACATTCCGGGGCCATCCACGGCAGCCACCGCGTCGCCCGACGACGGTGACGGCTCCGGTGGATCCATGCAGCCGCTTGAGGAGGATCTGATGGAAGGAGCTGGCGGTGATCCATACGGAGACGATATAGCCACATTGGCTGCTCTTCTCTACTGGTCTACGGACTAGATTATGCATTCGTTTCAACAGATCGAATCTTGAGCAGTTTCGTCTCCATTGACAGATTATGCTCTATCTAAATCTTAAAACATAAAATTCTGGACAAAGAATCATCTATGAATTTGAGCACTAGCTAGTTTGTACTACGAATTTGTAACAGGGAAAAGGGGGAGAAGGGAAGTGACTATTTCTTAGTCGACTTATTTGAAATAACCATTTACCAATGGACATGCATATCCATTTGATGAAGACCTCATCCTTGTGCACTTGCACGCACTGGTTACATCCGATGGTTCTAAGCATCGACTTCGAAAAATAATAATCGAAAAGGGGGTTTGCCCCAACTTCTGCAATAAAACGATGCATACGAATAATATTATTAAAAAGCAAAGGTTCCGGTACAAATCATCCTGTCATGATCAAAGAACAAATAAGGCTCATCAAGAGCTAAACAGAAGAATAAGAGCCACAACCGGCTGGTAAACTGAGATAGGAGCACTATAAGCCTATCTTATTACATGACCgtcatccaaaccggttgaaaatagCCCGTGCTACTATTTCCCATCGggtagatccagtaaccaaacgctccctgacctccgtcggagtgagtagcgatCACATACGGAGCAATGCAGTGGCCcggaaaataacctgcaaaaaatgaatatttgttgttctgataaagaccaaatcatttctgcagtttCCAAACTGCCCATAATAAAGCACATACTCCTACACGAGTATGTCTCGCTGTTTCAAGATCTATCCCATCTAGCCACGTCCCAAATAACGTGGTGATAGAATTTTGTGACGATCTTAGTTGCGTCGGCGACCAACATGTGATTTGATGGTTAGGAGGACAATGGTATCTCCATTCCACCAGAGTTCAACTCCTAGATTTGATATTGGTGCTtgcatttttttgaatttatttcaGGCATTTCGATGAtgtgcgttcagtgggaggagatgttCCCGTCAACTATGAAGGCATCTGTGGCGACTTCGTCAATCTCAAAATAAAATGTCAGCTcggtctctcggaggtgctcatagtgGTACGACGTGCGTGCCTTCATAGAAATGATTGTATGTGTGTATATTGAATGTCTGCGTCTGTACTATATTAAACGAAACCCCAGTTGCCTCAAGGAATaacaaagggggggggggggtctacCTTTGATCTCAAAACGATTTCCAAGTTTAATTTTGATCTTTAAACTATGAAATCAGAGAAGTTTGACTTCTAGCTTTCAGAACAATTTAGATATGGCCCCTTATCTAGCTCCGGTTTCACACATTCTGTAAACCAGTAAAATTAGAAGTAAAAAAAAGTAAACACTATGATACAAAAGAGAAATTCGCAGGGACACGCACTGGCCGCACATGCACATTGTGGCCCGCCAAGTGCCTCGCATTTCTGAGGGGTGGGATGGGGGCGGCGGGAATTCTAAAACAAGATCATTTTACCGAGTACAAAAACTTGATAAAAACGAACAACAAAGATAAATCAATAATAAGTTTCTACTGAGTTTTATCAAGTTCCATATGGACTAGCTTATATcaagttttaatatttgaaaccTGATGAATTTCTTTGTTGTTCTTATCAAATTGTAATACTTGAAACTTGGTAAAAAAAATTCTTAAACTGTATTCAAGAATGGTC from Triticum urartu cultivar G1812 chromosome 3, Tu2.1, whole genome shotgun sequence encodes:
- the LOC125545426 gene encoding NAC domain-containing protein 90-like; amino-acid sequence: MADGLPPGYRFYPTEEELICFYLRNKLDGSRGDIERVIPVVDVYSVDPLQLSEIHERLRGGGGGEGEPWFYFCARQEREARGGRPSRTTPSGYWKAAGTPGVVYSADRRPIGLRKTMVFYRGRAPSGTKTKWKMNEYRAFQHEHNDDAAGAPTATGGPHAAAPPNLPPQLRSEFSLCRLYTKSGTLRQFDRRPVAAAARGDIPGPSTAATASPDDGDGSGGSMQPLEEDLMEGAGGDPYGDDIATLAALLYWSTD